A stretch of Trichomycterus rosablanca isolate fTriRos1 chromosome 8, fTriRos1.hap1, whole genome shotgun sequence DNA encodes these proteins:
- the rassf10a gene encoding ras association domain-containing protein 10, translating into METQELGEISVWVCREEKRVSGLTRRTSCGDVVRALLQDTGSPALAGSARSYCLVEKWRGLERALPNRTRILRLWSAWGREQQNVRFVLVRSEAALPSSGPRSAEARVVQSKESRCADKDQSDPVTEISQEKRRRVVRKAFRKLEKITQKKEESYAEQMETLVHLVLSQDHTIRQQTQRIHELDGEIERHEARVHTDRIRQHGINYVQETYLADADADSEGSSSAGAELPVEVLARFEEYEEQLAEQHGLLERLTAEIQEELDQRWMIRRQEGGSTESSVVEIELTETDKELTDPVSESELQLEEERIKTQLDTCSYIGLRLNTDLEAIQTELDASLDIWEAKEQELKNVLEKLDSLRTNQGETGFTDDIQPQSCVEQNDGWVEQARGLSKTSTGGNDDDSDTGLSSMHSQDSDNPVVCESLV; encoded by the exons ATGGAGACCCAGGAGCTGGGGGAGATCTCGGTATGGGTGTGCCGGGAGGAGAAGCGCGTGTCTGGACTGACACGACGCACGAGCTGCGGAGACGTGGTGCGCGCGCTGCTGCAGGATACGGGCTCTCCTGCGCTGGCCGGGTCCGCGCGCTCGTACTGCCTGGTGGAGAAGTGGCGCGGGCTCGAGCGCGCGCTGCCCAACAGGACCAGAATCCTGCGGCTGTGGAGCGCGTGGGGTCGCGAGCAGCAGAACGTGCGCTTCGTGCTGGTGAGGAGCGAGGCGGCTTTACCGAGCAGCGGGCCGCGCAGTGCTGAAGCCCGGGTAGTGCAGAGCAAAGAGAGCCGCTGTGCTGACAAGGACCAGA GTGACCCTGTGACAGAAATCTCTCAGGAGAAACGGAGGCGTGTGGTGAGGAAGGCTTTCCGTAAACTTGAGAAGATCACCCAGAAAAAAGAGGAGAGCTATGCGGAGCAGATGGAGACACTGGTGCACTTGGTCCTTTCTCAGGATCACACCATCCGGCAGCAGACACAGCGCATCCACGAGCTGGATGGGGAGATCGAGAGGCACGAGGCCAGGGTTCATACGGACCGCATTAGACAACATGGGATTAATTACGTGCAGGAAACATATCTGGCAGACGCGGATGCGGACTCTGAAGGGAGCTCGAGCGCTGGAGCAGAGCTACCTGTGGAGGTCTTGGCCCGGTTTGAGGAGTATGAGGAGCAGCTTGCCGAGCAGCATGGACTTCTGGAGAGACTTACAGCTGAGATCCAAGAGGAGCTCGACCAGAGGTGGATGATACGAAGGCAGGAGGGAGGATCTACTGAAAGTTCTGTCGTGGAAATTGAGCTCACTGAGACAGACAAGGAGCTCACAGACCCCGTGTCTGAAAGTGAGCTCCAGTTAGAGGAGGAGCGGATCAAAACACAGCTGGACACTTGCTCGTACATTGGGCTGCGGTTAAACACGGACCTAGAGGCCATACAGACCGAACTGGACGCAAGCCTCGATATATGGGAGGCCAAAGAGCAAGAACTGAAAAATGTACTAGAGAAATTAGACTCTTTACGTACAAACCAAGGAGAAACTGGGTTTACAGATGACATCCAGCCACAATCATGTGTAGAACAGAACGATGGCTGGGTCGAACAAGCCCGAGGACTTTCAAAAACTAGCACGGGTGGGAATGATGATGATTCGGATACAGGACTGAGCTCAATGCACAGCCAGGACTCAGATAACCCAGTAGTGTGTGAGTCATTGGTttga